A portion of the Glycine max cultivar Williams 82 chromosome 10, Glycine_max_v4.0, whole genome shotgun sequence genome contains these proteins:
- the LOC100818192 gene encoding caffeoylshikimate esterase → MVHPIAEANEESPFGKLTPEEFYAHHSVSHGSEFVTNPRGLKLFTQWWTPLPPKTIIGTLAVVHGYTGESSWLLQLTAVHFAKAGFATCALDHQGHGFSDGLVAHIPDINPVVDDCITFFENFRSRFDPSLPSFLYAESLGGAIALLITLRRREMLWSGVILNGAMCGISAKFKPPWPLEHFLSVVAAVIPTWRVVPTRGSIPEVSFKVEWKRRLALASPRRTVARPRAATAQELLRICRELQGRYEEVEVPLLVAHGGDDVVCDPACVEELHARAASKDKTLKIYPGMWHQMVGEPEENVELVFGDMLEWLRTRAQRAPEHGVA, encoded by the coding sequence ATGGTGCACCCAATAGCAGAGGCAAACGAGGAAAGTCCGTTCGGGAAACTAACGCCGGAAGAGTTCTACGCGCATCACTCAGTGAGTCACGGTTCCGAGTTCGTGACGAACCCTAGAGGTCTCAAGCTCTTCACACAGTGGTGGACCCCACTCCCTCCAAAAACCATCATTGGAACCCTCGCCGTCGTGCACGGATACACCGGCGAGTCCAGCTGGCTCCTCCAGCTCACCGCCGTCCACTTCGCCAAGGCCGGTTTCGCCACCTGCGCCCTCGACCACCAGGGCCATGGCTTCTCCGACGGCCTCGTCGCTCACATCCCCGACATCAACCCCGTCGTCGACGACTGCATCACCTTCTTCGAGAATTTCCGTTCTCGCTTCGATCCCTCGCTTCCTTCGTTTCTCTACGCCGAATCCCTCGGCGGCGCAATCGCGCTTTTAATCACTCTCCGCCGCCGCGAAATGCTGTGGAGCGGCGTTATTCTCAACGGCGCCATGTGCGGGATCAGCGCCAAGTTCAAGCCGCCGTGGCCGCTCGAGCACTTCCTCTCCGTCGTCGCCGCGGTCATCCCGACGTGGCGCGTGGTTCCCACGCGCGGCTCCATCCCCGAGGTGTCGTTCAAGGTTGAGTGGAAGCGGAGGCTGGCGCTGGCGAGCCCGCGGAGGACGGTGGCGCGTCCACGAGCCGCCACCGCGCAGGAGCTGCTTCGGATCTGCCGGGAGCTTCAGGGGAGGTACGAGGAGGTGGAGGTGCCGCTGCTGGTGGCGCACGGCGGCGACGACGTGGTGTGCGACCCCGCGTGCGTGGAGGAGTTGCACGCACGCGCCGCGAGTAAGGATAAGACGCTGAAGATATATCCCGGGATGTGGCATCAGATGGTTGGGGAACCCGAAGAGAACGTGGAGCTAGTGTTTGGGGACATGTTGGAGTGGCTTCGTACACGCGCTCAACGCGCCCCCGAGCACGGTGTTGCTTAG
- the LOC100818727 gene encoding patatin-like protein 6, translating to MDCSNELDMQEPSIETDKLSYEIFSILESKFLFGYDDPKLWFPKQIPPKPESQTPAATAAVDCVSAVKNQRGKICILAIDGGGMRGILAGKALAYLEAALKKKSGDQNATIADYFDVAAGAGVGGIFTAMLFSTKDHRRPIFSADDTWRFLAEKGNKFYRAGGSASNRGLLKRLLSSGGSGSVSSATAGLEKAVKEAFTAENGGGSLTLKDTLKPVLIPCYDLSSTAPFLFSRADALETDSFDFRLWEVCRATSAEPGLFEPVQMRSVDGQTKCVAVDGGLAMSNPTGAAITHVLHNKQEFPFVRGVEDLLVLSLGTGQLLEVSYDFDRVKRWKAKDWARPMARISADGSSDLVDQAIAMAFGQCRSTNYVRIQANGSSMGRCGPNVDTDSSPGNVKMLVGIAEEMLKQENVESVLFGGKRIGEQSNFEKLDWFAGELVQEHQRRSCRIAPTVAFKQATPKAT from the exons atggatTGTAGTAACGAGTTGGATATGCAAGAACCGAGCATTGAGACGGATAAGCTTAGTTACGAAATCTTCTCCATTCTCGAAAGCAAGTTTCTCTTCGGCTACGACGATCCAAAGCTCTGGTTCCCCAAGCAAATACCTCCCAAGCCGGAATCTCAGACTCCGGCAGCTACCGCCGCCGTGGACTGCGTCTCCGCAGTCAAGAACCAGCGCGGCAAGATATGCATTCTCGCCATCGACGGCGGCGGCATGCGCGGGATTCTCGCCGGAAAAGCCCTCGCCTACCTGGAAGCCGCGCTGAAGAAGAAATCCGGCGACCAGAACGCCACCATCGCAGACTACTTCGACGTGGCCGCTGGCGCCGGAGTCGGCGGCATCTTCACGGCGATGCTCTTCTCCACCAAAGACCACCGCCGCCCGATTTTCTCCGCCGACGACACGTGGCGGTTTCTGGCAGAGAAAGGAAACAAATTCTACCGCGCGGGAGGCAGCGCAAGCAACCGGGGGTTGCTGAAGAGGTTACTTTCCAGTGGAGGTTCCGGCTCGGTGTCGTCGGCGACGGCGGGTTTGGAGAAAGCGGTGAAGGAAGCGTTCACGGCGGAGAATGGTGGTGGGAGTTTGACTCTAAAGGACACTCTAAAACCGGTTCTGATTCCGTGCTACGACTTATCGAGTACGGCGCCGTTTTTGTTCTCACGTGCGGACGCGTTGGAAACGGATAGCTTCGACTTCCGGTTGTGGGAGGTATGTCGTGCCACCTCGGCCGAACCGGGTTTGTTCGAACCGGTTCAGATGCGTTCCGTGGATGGTCAAACAAAGTGCGTGGCCGTGGACGGAGGTTTAGCGATGAGTAACCCAACGGGGGCGGCAATCACGCACGTGCTGCACAACAAGCAAGAGTTTCCGTTCGTGCGAGGCGTGGAGGACCTTCTTGTTCTGTCCCTCGGAACGGGTCAACTATTGGAGGTGAGTTACGACTTTGACCGAGTCAAACGCTGGAAGGCCAAGGATTGGGCCAGGCCCATGGCCCGCATTTCCGCCGACGGCTCCTCTGACCTCGTCGACCAGGCCATCGCCATGGCCTTTGGTCAGTGCCGCAGCACCAATTATGTCCGCAttcag GCAAATGGGTCAAGTATGGGGCGATGTGGACCCAATGTGGATACAGATTCAAGTCCCGGCAATGTGAAGATGCTAGTAGGAATAGCAGAAGAGATGTTGAAGCAGGAGAATGTAGAGTCAGTACTGTTTGGAGGAAAGAGAATTGGGGAGCAGAGTAACTTCGAGAAACTTGACTGGTTTGCTGGAGAACTTGTTCAGGAGCATCAGAGGAGGAGCTGCAGAATAGCTCCCACTGTTGCTTTCAAGCAAGCAACCCCAAAAGCGACTTAG